One genomic segment of Nocardioides cavernaquae includes these proteins:
- a CDS encoding glycoside hydrolase family 68 protein, with protein MKTPLVGRAATAVALSLATAASLLAGAGTTTSASAAGTDFPQPTVHTQKAYDPEKSDFTARWTRADARQLKAMSDPGAPSRTNSMPSAYTMPEVPQDFPDMSNDKVWVWDSWPLTDEKANQYSVGGWEVIFSLVADRNLGFDDRHVYAKIGYFFRKAGVPAAERPRNGGWTYGGLVFDDGVSGQIFDDKSFSHQTQWSGSARIFKGGEIKLFFTDVAFYRNKDGSDRKPYDPRIAMSPGKIHTNKNGVFFTGFSKVHDMLQADGKWYQNGEQNPYFNFRDPFTFEDPAHPGKTYMVFEGNSAVTRGAKACTEADLGYRPGDPQAETVDEVHEKGAMYQMANIGLAVADNKELTKWHFLPPIHSSNCVTDQTERPQIYMKDGKYYLFTISHRSTFASGIDGPEGVYGFVGDGIRSDYQPMNQGSGLVLGNPTNLNFATGFPFDPDYNQHPGQFQAYSHYVMPGGLVQSFIDTIGTKDDFRRGGTLAPTVKLDIDGSSSSVDYSYGDGGLGGFADIPSDTEFKN; from the coding sequence ATGAAGACACCTCTTGTGGGGCGCGCGGCTACCGCCGTCGCCCTCTCGCTGGCGACGGCCGCCTCCCTCCTGGCCGGCGCTGGAACCACCACCTCTGCGTCCGCTGCGGGCACCGACTTCCCGCAGCCGACCGTCCACACCCAGAAGGCGTACGACCCGGAGAAGTCCGACTTCACCGCCCGCTGGACCCGCGCTGACGCGCGCCAGCTGAAGGCGATGTCGGACCCGGGCGCCCCGTCGCGCACCAACTCCATGCCTTCGGCGTACACGATGCCGGAGGTGCCCCAGGACTTCCCCGACATGAGCAACGACAAGGTCTGGGTCTGGGACAGCTGGCCGCTCACCGACGAGAAGGCCAACCAGTACAGCGTCGGCGGCTGGGAGGTCATCTTCTCCCTCGTCGCTGACCGCAACCTCGGCTTCGACGACCGCCACGTCTACGCCAAGATCGGCTACTTCTTCCGCAAGGCCGGCGTGCCGGCAGCCGAGCGCCCGCGCAACGGTGGCTGGACCTACGGCGGTCTGGTCTTCGATGACGGCGTCTCCGGCCAGATCTTCGATGACAAGTCCTTCAGCCACCAGACCCAGTGGTCCGGCTCCGCCCGCATCTTCAAGGGCGGCGAGATCAAGCTCTTCTTCACCGATGTCGCGTTCTACCGCAACAAGGACGGCTCGGACCGCAAGCCGTACGACCCGCGCATCGCGATGAGCCCCGGCAAGATCCACACCAACAAGAACGGTGTCTTCTTCACCGGCTTCTCCAAGGTCCACGACATGCTCCAGGCCGACGGCAAGTGGTACCAGAACGGCGAGCAGAACCCGTACTTCAACTTCCGCGACCCGTTCACGTTCGAGGACCCGGCCCACCCTGGCAAGACCTACATGGTCTTCGAGGGCAACAGCGCCGTCACCCGTGGCGCGAAGGCCTGCACCGAGGCCGACCTGGGCTACCGCCCGGGCGACCCGCAGGCCGAGACCGTGGACGAGGTCCACGAGAAGGGCGCGATGTACCAGATGGCCAACATCGGCCTGGCCGTCGCGGACAACAAGGAGCTGACCAAGTGGCACTTCCTGCCGCCGATCCACTCCTCCAACTGCGTCACCGACCAGACCGAGCGCCCGCAGATCTACATGAAGGACGGCAAGTACTACCTCTTCACGATCAGCCACCGCTCGACCTTCGCCTCCGGCATCGACGGCCCTGAGGGCGTCTACGGCTTCGTCGGCGACGGCATCCGCTCGGACTACCAGCCGATGAACCAGGGCTCGGGTCTCGTCCTCGGCAACCCGACGAACCTGAACTTCGCCACCGGCTTCCCGTTCGACCCGGACTACAACCAGCACCCGGGCCAGTTCCAGGCCTACTCGCACTACGTCATGCCGGGCGGCCTCGTGCAGTCCTTCATCGACACCATCGGCACGAAGGACGACTTCCGTCGCGGCGGCACCCTCGCCCCGACCGTGAAGCTCGACATCGACGGCTCCTCCAGCTCTGTGGACTACTCCTACGGTGACGGCGGGCTCGGCGGCTTCGCCGACATCCCGTCCGACACCGAGTTCAAGAACTGA
- a CDS encoding mannitol dehydrogenase family protein, protein MTRLSPTALGDLDPRVAVPTYNHARVTAGIAHIGVGGFHRSHQAVYIDDLLNQGQAQDWGIVGIGVLPHDAAMRDALTEQDCLYTVLTNHPDGTVEARVVGSIIDFLHAPDDAEAVLELLTSPEIRIVSLTITEGGYSSDPATGALVVSPALAADLVPGATLTTAFGFIVEALARRRTAGTPPFTVMSCDNIQGNGALARQTITEFARLRDPELADWIAAEVAFPNSMVDRITPVATDADRSMLSTSFGMYDAWPVVCEPYSQWVLEDEFSSGRPPLEDAGVQIVPDVAAYELMKLRLLNAGHQVLGFLGYLAGHRFVHEAAQDPDFVAFLSGYLEHEGSPTLAPLPGVDLAAYRHQLLERFANPHVADTLARLCAESSDRVPAFLLPVIRHQLEHGGELHRSALVVAAWARYAEGQDEQGAPIEIVDQRREAVTARALQSREDPAAFLADESIFGDLAASPGFADAFTEALTVLRRGGAREAVRKSTPKIDPEDRHRATPR, encoded by the coding sequence ATGACCCGCCTCTCTCCCACCGCACTCGGCGACCTCGACCCGCGCGTGGCCGTGCCGACGTACAACCACGCACGAGTGACTGCCGGCATCGCCCACATCGGCGTCGGCGGCTTCCACCGATCGCACCAGGCGGTCTACATCGACGATCTCCTGAACCAGGGACAAGCGCAGGACTGGGGCATCGTCGGGATCGGCGTGCTGCCCCACGACGCAGCGATGCGCGACGCACTCACCGAGCAGGACTGCCTCTACACAGTCCTCACGAATCACCCCGACGGCACCGTCGAGGCGCGGGTCGTCGGGTCGATCATCGACTTCCTCCACGCCCCCGACGATGCGGAGGCCGTGCTCGAGCTGCTGACAAGCCCGGAGATCCGGATCGTGTCGCTGACCATCACGGAGGGCGGCTACAGCTCCGACCCGGCAACGGGCGCGCTCGTCGTCTCCCCCGCGCTCGCCGCTGACCTGGTCCCGGGCGCGACTCTGACCACGGCGTTCGGCTTCATCGTCGAGGCACTCGCGCGCCGCCGCACCGCCGGGACCCCGCCGTTCACCGTGATGTCCTGCGACAACATCCAGGGCAACGGCGCCCTCGCCAGGCAGACGATCACTGAGTTCGCCCGGCTCCGCGACCCCGAGCTCGCCGACTGGATCGCGGCTGAGGTCGCGTTTCCCAACTCGATGGTCGACCGCATCACGCCGGTCGCGACCGATGCCGATCGCAGCATGCTCAGCACCAGTTTCGGCATGTACGACGCGTGGCCGGTCGTCTGCGAGCCCTACTCCCAGTGGGTGCTCGAGGACGAGTTCAGCTCTGGTCGCCCGCCACTCGAGGACGCCGGCGTGCAGATCGTCCCCGACGTCGCGGCGTACGAGCTGATGAAGCTCCGCCTGCTCAACGCTGGCCACCAGGTGCTCGGTTTCCTGGGCTACCTCGCCGGGCATCGCTTCGTGCACGAGGCGGCACAAGACCCGGACTTCGTGGCCTTCCTGAGTGGCTACCTGGAGCACGAGGGGTCACCGACGCTCGCGCCGCTGCCGGGCGTCGACCTCGCGGCCTATCGGCACCAGCTGCTCGAGCGCTTCGCGAACCCGCACGTCGCCGACACCCTCGCGCGCCTCTGCGCCGAGAGCTCCGACCGGGTCCCGGCGTTCCTGCTCCCGGTGATCCGCCACCAGCTCGAGCACGGCGGCGAGCTCCACCGGTCGGCACTCGTCGTCGCCGCCTGGGCCAGGTACGCCGAGGGCCAGGACGAGCAGGGCGCCCCCATCGAGATCGTCGACCAGCGACGCGAGGCAGTCACCGCGCGAGCGCTCCAGAGCCGTGAGGACCCGGCTGCGTTCCTGGCCGACGAGTCGATCTTCGGCGACCTGGCCGCCAGCCCCGGGTTCGCCGACGCGTTCACCGAGGCCCTGACCGTGCTCCGGCGCGGCGGCGCCCGTGAAGCCGTGCGGAAGTCGACACCGAAAATCGACCCTGAAGATCGACACAGGGCGACCCCGCGGTAG
- a CDS encoding DeoR/GlpR family DNA-binding transcription regulator, whose translation MEARLRHSTILDLARAKGGVDVTSLVTDLGVAPETIRRDLRVLVDRGVLRRVHGGAVAVESTGFETPAALRSTSQVEQKRRIAVAAASLLQGAESVYVDEGFTPQLVAEQLAQTSAELTVVTPSLTTAQALAGLSRITVLVLGGRMRGRTLATVDHWALRMLSELSIDLAFLGANGISRELGLTTPDPAVAAVKQEAVTRSRRRVLVGVHTKFGTSSFCRFATVRELEAIVTGHELSPREAARYEALGPRLIRA comes from the coding sequence ATGGAAGCGCGCCTGCGGCACTCAACGATCCTCGACCTCGCCCGCGCCAAGGGCGGCGTCGATGTGACCAGCCTGGTGACTGACCTGGGCGTCGCACCGGAGACGATCCGACGCGATCTCCGAGTGCTGGTCGACCGGGGCGTGCTGCGCCGGGTGCACGGCGGCGCGGTTGCCGTGGAGAGTACAGGCTTCGAAACGCCGGCAGCGCTCCGGAGCACCTCGCAGGTTGAGCAGAAGCGCCGAATCGCCGTCGCGGCAGCCTCGCTGCTGCAGGGCGCCGAGAGCGTGTACGTCGACGAGGGGTTCACCCCGCAACTGGTCGCCGAACAGCTTGCGCAGACATCCGCCGAGCTGACCGTCGTCACCCCTTCGCTGACCACAGCCCAAGCGCTGGCAGGGCTTTCGCGGATCACGGTGCTCGTTCTCGGCGGTCGCATGCGCGGGCGGACCCTTGCCACCGTCGACCACTGGGCACTCCGCATGCTCTCCGAGCTGAGCATCGATCTCGCGTTCCTGGGCGCCAACGGCATCTCCCGAGAGCTCGGCCTGACCACACCCGATCCGGCAGTCGCCGCCGTGAAGCAGGAGGCGGTCACGCGGTCACGGCGACGCGTGCTCGTCGGCGTACACACGAAGTTCGGGACCAGCAGCTTCTGCCGGTTCGCGACGGTCCGCGAGCTTGAAGCGATTGTCACCGGGCACGAGCTCAGCCCCCGTGAAGCCGCGCGCTACGAGGCCCTCGGACCGCGCCTCATCCGCGCCTGA
- a CDS encoding LacI family DNA-binding transcriptional regulator, with protein MVNRSEINMADVARRANVSVATVSRALRGLPGVGEATRARILEIAEELAYVISPEASRLSSGQTGRVGVVVPATQIWFYGEMLAAIERRLREADLDVLLYQVSDEEVRMRFFRDLPTRRKVDAVVLIALPLPQLEVDRLDHLGVEVVVAGGRVRDFPYVEVDDRAIAATAVDHLVGLGHERIALIRATNYGEIHWAPDVLRLEGYLMALSAAGIPDRSEYVVSVPFTPHDGAAGAEELMALPEPPTAILCFSDEIAIGAMEAVRRAGLRVPEDVSIVGIDDHPFAAVMGLTTIRQDVDAQGEAAANMALRRLDHAPVDNLVIPHELVIRTSTAPPRS; from the coding sequence GTGGTGAACCGCTCCGAGATCAACATGGCCGACGTCGCGCGACGCGCGAACGTCTCGGTGGCCACGGTCTCGCGCGCACTGCGCGGACTCCCCGGAGTCGGCGAGGCAACGCGGGCAAGGATCCTCGAGATCGCCGAGGAGCTCGCCTACGTCATCTCCCCCGAGGCGTCACGGCTCTCCAGTGGCCAGACGGGGCGCGTCGGTGTCGTCGTACCCGCGACGCAGATCTGGTTCTACGGCGAGATGCTCGCTGCCATCGAACGGCGGCTGCGCGAGGCCGATCTCGACGTCCTGCTCTACCAGGTCAGCGACGAGGAGGTCCGCATGCGTTTCTTCCGCGACCTCCCGACACGGCGCAAGGTCGATGCCGTGGTGCTGATCGCGCTGCCTCTCCCGCAGCTGGAGGTCGACCGGCTGGACCATCTCGGCGTCGAGGTCGTCGTCGCCGGCGGTCGCGTGCGCGACTTCCCGTACGTCGAGGTCGACGACCGCGCGATCGCCGCCACCGCAGTCGACCACCTCGTGGGACTGGGTCACGAGCGGATCGCGTTGATCCGCGCCACGAACTACGGCGAGATCCACTGGGCCCCGGACGTCCTGCGACTCGAGGGCTACCTGATGGCGCTCTCGGCGGCGGGCATCCCCGACCGCAGCGAGTACGTCGTGTCCGTGCCGTTCACTCCCCACGACGGAGCGGCCGGAGCCGAGGAGCTGATGGCCCTCCCTGAACCCCCGACCGCGATTCTCTGCTTCTCCGACGAGATCGCGATCGGCGCCATGGAAGCCGTCCGGCGAGCCGGGCTCCGCGTGCCCGAGGACGTCTCCATCGTCGGCATCGACGACCACCCCTTCGCGGCAGTCATGGGCCTCACCACCATCCGCCAGGACGTCGACGCACAGGGCGAGGCCGCTGCCAACATGGCGCTGCGCCGGCTCGATCACGCGCCCGTCGACAACCTCGTCATCCCCCACGAGCTGGTCATCCGGACTTCGACCGCTCCCCCTCGCTCTTAA